One stretch of Oceanithermus profundus DSM 14977 DNA includes these proteins:
- a CDS encoding antitoxin Xre/MbcA/ParS toxin-binding domain-containing protein translates to MALSSPARPANPLPRFAEVATSLGMSREEQAKFLGLSRSSYFRYLKAQEVDPGVAALAEYLPRAYEHLLELFGNEEDVRNWLLYPNLALGRERPLNLLRSLRGYEAVLETAKQGVYGVY, encoded by the coding sequence ATGGCACTTTCCAGCCCGGCACGCCCCGCCAACCCCTTGCCGCGATTCGCCGAAGTCGCGACGTCTCTGGGAATGAGCCGCGAGGAGCAGGCGAAGTTCTTGGGGCTGTCGCGGAGCAGCTACTTCCGCTACCTAAAAGCGCAGGAGGTGGACCCCGGTGTGGCTGCCCTGGCGGAGTACCTGCCGCGGGCCTACGAGCATCTGCTCGAGCTCTTCGGAAACGAAGAGGACGTGCGCAACTGGCTTCTCTACCCCAACCTGGCGCTGGGTCGCGAGCGGCCCCTGAACCTGCTGCGGAGCCTGAGGGGGTACGAAGCAGTTCTGGAAACCGCGAAGCAGGGGGTCTATGGGGTCTACTGA
- a CDS encoding adenosylcobalamin-dependent ribonucleoside-diphosphate reductase, which produces MPTPFDEHAQAIVRRQYAQPGEDSVEDVLRRVAREIARPEGPEREVWEERFYELMAEKRFLPGGRILAGAGTGHGNLLNCHVQGALEHPEGSLEGVMEIARKLALVTKVGGGNGVNLDALPPARRGVQVIFPDPVAFMRADHPDVRSFIRGDYPPTDPARPDRGVFAGRIFLRAVYGELSDELRALAREQGVIVREALPQGAIEVPDDMGGIIDAATEAVRRALAGEQVYVDFSALRPEGAPVKRSGGTASGPVSFLSEIFDHFLYWARLGGVESGPVATLRYVYAPILRVVRQGGTRRGAGMATLSWQHPDVLDFLTAKDLDREEAEGDIATFNISVLADNELFDGPAVDSGYLHPVPGKYDSLPTLSDVRPWILEQIAEHAWATGEPGLIFIDRINEKSPLKVLDERWRITATNPCGEIPLAKGEACDLGAMILPSYVKDGAFDEAAFRRDVRLAVRFLDNVLDVTRYAVKDNEETQALTRRLGLGVMGLADMLILMGYRYDDPEAREVVEHVVGILRDEALAESERLAEERGVFPLYAQHQKEFEALGIRPRRNLALLTVAPTGTVSMVAGVSSGIEPIFAAFVWRRIGEQYVPLVHPLFARLLEGFEPPEGYRTPEGRWNMESVLAALQEHHGSPQQLDFLPQAIRDVFVTAHDVAPEDHVAMQAAVQRAFDASEQLVGNAISKTTNLPNEATVEDVLTVYRTAWKLGAKGITVYRDGSRDLQVLATSKQDDDAPKEPELPAEEPTVPVYERPSRLIGHTDMVKLTNGDGRPHSYLVTVNYFEGNPIEVIITTGKAGDETNADSEALGRVVSIALQYGVPPEAIIKTLRGINGGLYGSYAKRFVTSKADLIAVALELATKERAKEPAAEPKKTVAPEPAPAPAVVLAGGAAAESGHACPECGEPMVRSEGCWTCHACGYSKCG; this is translated from the coding sequence ATGCCTACACCCTTCGACGAACACGCCCAAGCGATCGTCCGACGGCAGTATGCCCAACCCGGCGAAGACTCGGTCGAGGACGTCCTCAGGCGGGTCGCGCGGGAGATCGCCCGCCCCGAAGGCCCGGAACGAGAAGTGTGGGAGGAGCGCTTCTACGAGCTGATGGCCGAGAAGCGCTTCCTGCCCGGAGGGCGGATCCTCGCGGGGGCCGGGACCGGTCACGGCAACCTGCTCAACTGCCACGTCCAGGGAGCGCTCGAGCACCCCGAGGGCTCCCTCGAGGGCGTCATGGAGATCGCCCGCAAGCTCGCCCTGGTCACCAAGGTCGGGGGCGGCAACGGCGTCAACCTGGACGCGCTGCCGCCCGCGCGCCGTGGGGTACAGGTCATCTTCCCGGACCCCGTTGCGTTCATGCGGGCGGATCATCCCGACGTGCGGAGCTTCATCCGCGGCGACTACCCGCCCACCGACCCGGCCCGCCCCGACCGCGGGGTCTTCGCCGGTCGCATCTTCCTGCGGGCCGTCTACGGCGAGCTCTCGGACGAGCTGCGCGCCCTCGCCAGGGAGCAGGGCGTGATCGTCCGGGAAGCGTTGCCGCAAGGTGCGATCGAGGTGCCGGACGACATGGGGGGCATCATCGACGCCGCCACCGAAGCGGTGCGTCGCGCCCTCGCCGGCGAGCAGGTCTACGTCGACTTCTCGGCGCTTCGCCCCGAAGGAGCGCCGGTCAAGCGTTCGGGCGGTACAGCCAGCGGCCCCGTGAGCTTCCTCAGCGAGATCTTCGACCACTTCCTCTACTGGGCGCGCCTCGGCGGGGTCGAGTCGGGTCCGGTGGCCACCCTTCGCTACGTCTACGCGCCGATCCTTCGGGTCGTGCGCCAGGGCGGCACACGCCGCGGCGCGGGGATGGCCACCCTCTCGTGGCAGCACCCCGACGTGCTCGACTTCCTCACCGCCAAGGACCTGGACCGCGAGGAAGCCGAAGGCGACATCGCCACCTTCAACATCAGCGTGCTCGCCGACAACGAACTCTTCGACGGCCCCGCGGTGGACTCCGGCTACCTCCACCCGGTCCCCGGGAAGTACGATTCGCTCCCCACCCTTTCCGACGTCCGTCCGTGGATCCTCGAGCAGATCGCCGAGCACGCCTGGGCTACCGGGGAACCCGGCCTGATCTTCATCGACCGGATCAACGAGAAGTCCCCGCTGAAGGTGCTGGATGAGCGCTGGCGCATCACGGCGACCAACCCTTGCGGTGAAATCCCCCTTGCCAAGGGCGAGGCGTGCGATCTGGGGGCCATGATCCTGCCCAGCTACGTGAAGGACGGCGCCTTCGACGAAGCGGCCTTCCGCCGCGACGTGCGTCTGGCCGTGCGGTTCCTCGACAACGTCCTGGACGTCACGCGCTATGCGGTGAAGGACAACGAGGAAACCCAGGCGCTCACGCGTCGTCTGGGCCTCGGGGTCATGGGCCTGGCCGACATGCTCATCCTCATGGGGTACCGTTACGACGACCCCGAAGCGCGCGAGGTCGTGGAACACGTCGTCGGCATCCTCAGGGACGAGGCCCTCGCCGAAAGCGAGCGCCTGGCCGAAGAGCGTGGCGTCTTCCCCCTCTACGCGCAGCACCAGAAGGAGTTCGAGGCCCTGGGGATCCGTCCGCGGCGCAACCTGGCCCTCCTCACCGTCGCCCCGACCGGCACCGTGAGCATGGTTGCGGGCGTCTCGAGCGGCATCGAGCCCATCTTCGCCGCCTTCGTCTGGCGGCGCATCGGAGAGCAGTACGTCCCCCTCGTCCACCCGCTGTTCGCGCGCCTCCTCGAGGGGTTCGAACCCCCCGAGGGGTACCGCACCCCCGAAGGACGTTGGAACATGGAGTCGGTTCTGGCGGCTCTCCAGGAGCATCACGGTTCGCCGCAGCAACTCGACTTCTTGCCGCAAGCGATCCGTGACGTCTTCGTCACCGCCCACGATGTGGCCCCGGAAGACCACGTCGCCATGCAGGCCGCCGTCCAACGCGCTTTCGACGCCAGCGAGCAGCTCGTCGGCAACGCGATCTCCAAGACGACCAACCTTCCGAACGAGGCGACCGTCGAAGACGTCCTTACCGTCTACCGCACGGCCTGGAAGCTCGGCGCCAAGGGGATCACGGTCTACCGCGACGGCAGCCGCGATTTGCAAGTGCTCGCCACCTCCAAGCAAGACGACGACGCACCCAAGGAGCCCGAGCTGCCGGCGGAGGAGCCCACCGTACCCGTATACGAACGCCCGAGCCGCCTGATCGGCCACACCGACATGGTGAAGCTCACCAACGGCGACGGCCGCCCCCACAGTTACTTGGTGACCGTCAACTACTTCGAGGGCAACCCCATCGAGGTCATCATCACCACCGGCAAGGCCGGAGACGAGACCAACGCCGACAGCGAGGCCCTGGGCCGGGTGGTGAGCATCGCCCTTCAGTACGGGGTGCCGCCCGAGGCGATCATCAAGACGCTCCGGGGCATCAACGGAGGTCTCTACGGGAGCTACGCCAAGCGCTTCGTGACGAGCAAGGCCGATCTCATAGCGGTGGCGCTGGAGCTCGCCACGAAGGAAAGGGCAAAGGAGCCTGCCGCAGAACCCAAGAAGACCGTCGCCCCCGAGCCGGCCCCTGCCCCTGCGGTGGTTCTCGCTGGCGGAGCAGCCGCGGAGTCTGGTCACGCCTGTCCCGAATGCGGCGAGCCCATGGTGCGCAGTGAAGGGTGCTGGACCTGCCACGCCTGCGGCTACTCTAAGTGTGGATAG
- a CDS encoding DNA adenine methylase yields the protein MTPSTARVKSPLRWAGGKGRVAGLIVRALPSHHTYVEPFGGAASVLLAKPRSSVEVYNDLDGELVNFFQVVRDEPEAFVRAFRWALVARSEYERLAALDPAELSPVERAYRFFYLVMGGWGAEAGRPRFQTAVNDKGGGNRLIGALASLEERIAPVHRRLQGVLIEALPWQEVLERYDGPDTVFYVDPPYPGHQVRYGVGMRGIEGHRELWRTLVNLEGRWLLSTYDDPELREEMGRILGDGVRYYPLNVPWGLRTQSSGQGLELLVANYPLPEAFLRANPRTAAKASPLFDPPACTKAS from the coding sequence ATGACGCCCAGCACTGCACGCGTCAAGAGCCCCCTGCGCTGGGCCGGGGGCAAGGGCCGCGTTGCCGGCCTGATCGTTCGGGCGCTTCCCTCCCACCACACCTACGTCGAACCCTTCGGAGGGGCCGCTTCGGTGCTGCTGGCCAAACCTAGGAGCTCCGTCGAGGTCTACAACGACCTCGACGGCGAGCTGGTCAACTTTTTCCAGGTCGTTCGCGACGAACCCGAGGCCTTCGTGCGGGCCTTCCGCTGGGCCCTGGTCGCGCGGAGCGAGTACGAGCGCCTGGCCGCGCTCGACCCGGCCGAGCTCTCGCCGGTCGAGCGCGCCTACCGGTTCTTCTACCTGGTCATGGGCGGGTGGGGCGCGGAGGCGGGCCGGCCGCGTTTCCAGACCGCCGTGAACGACAAGGGTGGGGGCAACCGCTTGATCGGGGCCTTGGCGAGCCTCGAAGAGCGCATCGCGCCGGTGCACCGAAGGCTCCAGGGCGTCCTCATCGAAGCCCTGCCCTGGCAGGAGGTCCTCGAGCGCTACGACGGCCCCGACACGGTTTTCTACGTCGACCCGCCGTACCCGGGCCACCAGGTGCGCTACGGCGTCGGGATGCGGGGGATCGAGGGCCACCGAGAGTTGTGGCGGACGCTCGTGAACCTCGAGGGGAGATGGCTGCTCTCGACCTACGACGACCCCGAGCTGCGCGAGGAAATGGGTAGAATCCTTGGTGATGGCGTGCGCTACTACCCGCTGAACGTGCCCTGGGGCTTGCGCACCCAAAGCTCCGGGCAGGGCCTGGAGCTCCTGGTCGCCAACTACCCGCTGCCGGAGGCCTTTCTGAGGGCGAATCCCCGAACCGCCGCCAAGGCCTCGCCGCTCTTCGATCCACCCGCCTGCACGAAGGCATCATGA
- a CDS encoding 3D domain-containing protein, whose translation MKKHLLSFSLGVLVFLLLAWSRPPEIETVVVERPVPVPVVTPTGLPERALVLELTLTAYSSTPDQTDSTPFVTASGQRVRDGIVAVSRDLEQQGLRFGSKVVVTRVTGPGCGPEAQALVGRVLEVQDRMHPRKRQQVDVWRPSREEALAIGRCTAEVVAFAPSAGVARATR comes from the coding sequence ATGAAGAAACACTTGCTGTCGTTTTCCCTGGGTGTCCTGGTCTTCTTGCTGCTTGCTTGGAGCCGGCCACCCGAGATCGAAACCGTCGTCGTCGAACGCCCCGTTCCCGTACCGGTCGTCACCCCGACGGGCCTGCCCGAGCGCGCGCTCGTCCTCGAGCTCACCTTGACCGCCTACTCGAGCACCCCCGACCAAACCGACAGCACCCCCTTCGTCACCGCGTCGGGCCAGCGGGTGCGCGACGGCATCGTCGCCGTGAGCCGCGACCTCGAGCAGCAGGGGCTGCGTTTCGGGAGCAAGGTCGTCGTCACCCGCGTCACCGGGCCCGGCTGCGGCCCCGAGGCCCAGGCGCTCGTGGGGCGGGTCCTCGAGGTGCAGGATCGGATGCACCCGCGCAAGCGACAGCAGGTCGACGTCTGGCGACCGAGCAGGGAAGAGGCCCTGGCCATCGGCCGCTGCACCGCCGAGGTCGTGGCCTTCGCTCCATCCGCAGGGGTGGCCCGGGCCACGCGCTGA
- a CDS encoding vWA domain-containing protein: MPDPLVEEARWRVLEALPFFSRLVLHMPVVATTKVPVLAVDQHGRLYYNPESFAALEEEERAGVVLHEVLHLALRHFDRAAEAGVGPGDAYHWNLAADLEVNPIAQRTFRLPAGAYLPSQIGLPPEGVAEEYYALLKRPDAPQEADGSAQEEHGTDEGEEGGLPMGPGSSSSAADGQARPWELAPDDPEHPGLLNPLVDVLIEESAREYQNSFQSGYGPFSHKALVAWAERILAPPQVDWRTRLRRWVQNEVGRSSGGADDYTFQRLRNRGRLLLPRTEARKPRLALVIDTSASMGQEDFDQVLAEVKGILRAADDVHYFAVDAAVTAQGRLRSLRRLELRGGGATDMGAGIRAALEAGYRSIVVLTDGGTGWPRGPERGERVMTVLTQGIYGRPPGWIETIALD, from the coding sequence ATGCCCGACCCCCTCGTAGAAGAAGCGCGCTGGCGCGTGCTAGAAGCCTTGCCCTTCTTCTCTCGGCTGGTACTGCACATGCCCGTGGTGGCCACCACCAAGGTCCCCGTCCTCGCGGTGGACCAGCACGGCCGCCTCTACTACAACCCCGAGTCCTTCGCCGCCCTCGAGGAGGAAGAACGCGCCGGCGTCGTCCTCCACGAGGTCCTTCACCTGGCCTTGAGGCACTTCGACCGCGCCGCCGAGGCCGGGGTCGGACCGGGGGACGCCTACCACTGGAACCTGGCGGCGGACCTGGAGGTCAATCCCATCGCCCAGCGCACCTTCCGCCTGCCCGCGGGAGCCTACCTGCCCAGCCAAATCGGCCTTCCGCCGGAGGGCGTCGCCGAGGAATACTACGCCCTTCTGAAACGTCCCGACGCGCCCCAGGAAGCGGACGGGTCTGCCCAGGAAGAGCACGGGACGGACGAAGGCGAAGAGGGGGGCCTCCCCATGGGCCCCGGCTCTTCGAGCTCAGCCGCCGACGGCCAGGCCAGGCCCTGGGAGCTCGCCCCGGACGACCCCGAACACCCCGGGCTGCTCAACCCCCTCGTGGACGTTCTGATCGAGGAAAGCGCCCGAGAGTACCAAAACAGCTTCCAGTCGGGGTACGGTCCCTTCTCACACAAGGCGCTCGTCGCCTGGGCCGAGCGGATCCTTGCCCCGCCGCAGGTCGACTGGCGCACGCGGCTGCGCCGGTGGGTGCAGAACGAGGTCGGGCGCAGCAGCGGGGGAGCCGACGACTACACCTTCCAGCGGCTGCGCAATCGCGGCCGGCTGCTCCTGCCGCGCACCGAGGCGAGGAAGCCCCGGCTGGCCTTGGTCATCGACACTTCCGCCTCCATGGGTCAGGAGGACTTCGACCAGGTACTTGCCGAGGTGAAGGGGATCCTGCGCGCCGCAGACGACGTCCACTACTTCGCCGTGGACGCCGCGGTCACCGCCCAGGGCCGCTTGCGCAGTCTGAGGCGGCTCGAGCTTCGCGGCGGCGGCGCCACGGACATGGGGGCCGGCATCCGAGCCGCACTCGAGGCGGGTTATCGCTCGATCGTGGTGCTCACCGACGGCGGCACCGGCTGGCCTCGGGGCCCCGAGCGGGGGGAGCGGGTGATGACCGTACTTACCCAAGGAATTTACGGCCGCCCGCCCGGGTGGATCGAAACGATCGCGCTCGACTAG
- a CDS encoding AAA family ATPase encodes MKLEDYLELADRTGIVPFFWGDPGVGKTARIEQWAKAKGYHLERLVLSQHDPTEVAGIYVATEGARRAERAVPAWLARVLEAAKQGRRAVVFFDELTTAAPTVQDTALGIFNERVVGDVPLPEGVILLAAANPPDRVDGLWELSAALANRFLHVEVRPDFQAWRAWAEEQGEAHRIVAHFLDAHPQHFHDFPTHAGELAWPSARTWDKFARALEEVLEERFPEEGLYSAGKGLVGKAAATTFVAWYQEYKAQNDIPPDQVLADPAGAAIPSRSDVLARLAETLVKRVAEALEGGRDDAQQLYARLIAYLRRVDAAGHRAVALATAQQITKAALENEVEDACARALGDEEVAFLESVSQNVLGARAA; translated from the coding sequence ATGAAACTGGAGGACTACTTGGAACTGGCCGACCGCACCGGCATCGTCCCCTTCTTCTGGGGTGACCCCGGCGTGGGGAAGACCGCCCGCATCGAGCAGTGGGCGAAGGCGAAGGGCTACCACCTCGAACGGCTGGTGCTCTCGCAGCACGACCCCACCGAGGTGGCCGGCATCTACGTCGCCACCGAGGGCGCGCGCCGCGCCGAACGCGCCGTTCCCGCCTGGCTGGCGCGGGTCCTCGAGGCCGCCAAGCAGGGTCGGCGCGCCGTCGTCTTCTTCGACGAGCTCACCACCGCCGCGCCCACGGTCCAGGACACCGCCCTGGGCATCTTCAACGAACGGGTCGTAGGGGACGTGCCGCTGCCCGAAGGGGTGATCCTCCTCGCCGCGGCCAACCCGCCGGACCGCGTCGATGGTCTGTGGGAGCTCTCCGCGGCCCTAGCCAACCGGTTCCTGCACGTCGAGGTCCGCCCCGACTTTCAGGCCTGGCGCGCCTGGGCCGAGGAACAGGGCGAAGCCCACCGCATCGTCGCGCACTTCCTGGATGCCCACCCGCAACACTTCCACGACTTCCCCACGCACGCCGGCGAACTCGCCTGGCCGAGCGCCCGCACCTGGGACAAGTTCGCCCGGGCGCTGGAGGAGGTCCTCGAGGAGCGCTTTCCCGAAGAGGGGCTTTACTCGGCCGGCAAGGGGCTCGTGGGCAAGGCCGCGGCGACGACCTTCGTGGCCTGGTACCAGGAGTACAAGGCGCAAAACGACATCCCCCCTGACCAGGTCCTTGCCGATCCGGCTGGCGCGGCCATCCCCAGCCGCAGCGACGTCCTGGCGCGCCTCGCTGAAACCCTGGTGAAGCGGGTGGCCGAAGCCCTCGAGGGGGGCCGCGACGACGCCCAGCAGCTTTACGCCCGTCTGATCGCCTACCTCCGGCGCGTGGACGCAGCCGGGCATCGGGCGGTGGCCCTTGCCACCGCGCAACAGATCACCAAGGCCGCGCTCGAGAACGAGGTTGAGGACGCCTGCGCCCGGGCTCTCGGAGACGAAGAAGTCGCTTTCCTGGAGTCGGTGAGCCAGAACGTCCTCGGGGCCAGGGCGGCCTGA
- a CDS encoding type ISP restriction/modification enzyme, whose translation MPAVDLQEALERFAEGMRSAYSVAGAAGDPEDQLKPLIKDLLEAHPGVSAQTEIRIDEGRPDVGVYLNGALVGFIELKEPGKSIAPSSFRGHDRRQWNRFRNLPNLIYTNGRDWILYRKGKAERRASLAADPLEAGSEAVDERVTQEIEALFADFLSWSPIVPSRPRELADLLADLTRIVRQRVADAVIVSDSGIRELWETWQNTLFPEANEKRFADAYAQTLTFALLLARIEGAAELHDPRRAADALRDHHGLLGSVLEVLAYPGSRAYEEVRVEYELLARVLEALDPAALRNGGTHGRDPWLYFYEDFLAAYDPKMRKDYGVYYTPVEVVGAMVRLTHDALRRMGKPAGLADEGVLVLDPAAGTGTFPLATFDLALEEARSRFGEGIVPAKAAELAQRLFAFEILIGPYAVAHLRLQRAYLEEGAEGKPQVYLTDTLEAPELRPLAHLGVLEKPLVKEHEEAMAVKRDAPVLVVIGNPPYDRHSADDPKGGWVRFGFGATSEQARRQAREKLFGPYAERRLLDDFIDPVREAGASVHLKNVYNLYVYFWRWALWKVFESPGAPGPGIVTFITASSYLRGPGFAGMRKFMREVFDDLWILDLGGDNRAPSWARDDENVFNIETPVAIAVGVRYAREKARARARVRYVRLRGPREAKLKRLAALSNLDDLPWKDAPEAPDAPFVPGASGDYLSFLPLRDLFPWQYSGVEFKRTWPIAPDPEVLRARWRRLLEASLDERQRLFKETDDRTVFSEVDDPVTGKSLDPIGELSPSFPPTEPVRYGFRSLDRQWALLDPRLASRLRPPLVASHGPGQLYLTTLMSIPLGAGPAIMATALIPDRHYFSGRGGKDVLPLFRDPAGERPNLAPALLSSLKDELGFDVLPGDFAAYVYGLLSNPAYTAAFHEELEAEPGPRVPVTKDPRLFERAVALGRELLWLHTYGERYADGRTWPPPLRAKVVQAIPHTEEGYPEDFSYDPETQTLRVGEGAVAPVSRAAWDYEISGWKPLRRWLKYRMKKPAGKSSSALDAIVPSRWPARFTEELLELIEVLERTVEINREQAPLLEEVLASPLFTPDELGLDEIPEELRQPPKFKVDDEQKPLFD comes from the coding sequence ATGCCAGCGGTCGACCTTCAAGAGGCCCTAGAGCGGTTCGCCGAGGGGATGCGCTCGGCCTACTCGGTCGCGGGCGCGGCCGGCGATCCGGAAGACCAGCTCAAGCCCCTGATCAAAGACCTCCTCGAGGCCCACCCCGGGGTCAGCGCCCAAACCGAGATCCGCATCGACGAGGGCCGCCCCGACGTGGGCGTGTACCTGAACGGCGCCCTGGTCGGCTTCATCGAGCTCAAGGAGCCCGGCAAGAGCATCGCCCCTTCGAGCTTCCGGGGGCACGATCGGCGGCAGTGGAACAGGTTTCGGAACCTGCCGAACCTCATCTACACGAACGGCCGGGACTGGATCCTCTACCGCAAGGGGAAGGCTGAGCGCCGGGCCTCCCTCGCGGCCGACCCGCTCGAGGCCGGCTCGGAAGCCGTCGACGAGCGCGTCACGCAGGAGATCGAGGCCCTCTTCGCCGACTTCCTCAGCTGGAGCCCGATCGTTCCCTCGCGCCCGCGGGAGCTCGCGGACTTGCTCGCGGACCTGACGCGGATCGTCCGCCAGCGTGTCGCCGATGCCGTGATCGTCTCCGATTCGGGAATCAGGGAGCTTTGGGAGACGTGGCAGAACACCCTCTTCCCCGAGGCGAACGAGAAGCGCTTCGCCGACGCCTATGCCCAGACGCTCACCTTCGCCCTTCTGCTGGCCCGAATCGAGGGCGCCGCCGAGCTCCACGACCCGCGCCGCGCCGCGGACGCCCTGCGGGACCACCACGGGCTGCTCGGCTCGGTGCTCGAGGTCCTCGCCTACCCGGGGTCGAGGGCTTACGAAGAGGTTCGCGTCGAGTACGAGCTGCTCGCGCGCGTCCTCGAGGCCCTGGACCCGGCGGCTTTACGCAACGGCGGGACGCACGGGCGCGATCCCTGGCTCTATTTCTACGAGGACTTCCTGGCGGCCTACGACCCCAAGATGCGCAAGGACTACGGGGTCTACTACACCCCCGTGGAGGTGGTGGGCGCGATGGTGCGCCTCACCCACGACGCCTTGCGGCGCATGGGCAAGCCCGCGGGGCTGGCGGACGAGGGCGTCCTGGTCCTCGATCCGGCCGCGGGGACCGGAACCTTTCCGCTCGCCACCTTCGACCTGGCCCTCGAAGAGGCTCGGTCCCGGTTCGGGGAAGGCATCGTGCCCGCAAAGGCTGCGGAGCTCGCCCAGAGGCTGTTCGCCTTCGAGATCCTGATCGGCCCCTACGCGGTGGCGCACCTGCGGCTGCAACGCGCCTACCTGGAAGAGGGGGCGGAAGGAAAGCCCCAGGTCTACCTCACCGACACACTGGAGGCGCCCGAGCTGCGGCCGCTGGCCCACCTGGGGGTTCTTGAGAAGCCCCTGGTGAAGGAGCACGAGGAAGCCATGGCGGTCAAGCGGGACGCCCCGGTGCTGGTCGTCATCGGAAACCCCCCGTACGACCGCCACAGTGCTGATGATCCCAAGGGGGGTTGGGTCCGCTTCGGTTTCGGAGCCACGTCAGAGCAGGCCCGCAGGCAAGCTCGGGAAAAGCTCTTCGGCCCCTACGCCGAGCGGCGTCTGCTGGACGATTTCATCGATCCCGTGCGGGAAGCCGGCGCGAGCGTTCACCTCAAGAACGTCTACAACCTCTACGTCTACTTCTGGCGCTGGGCCCTGTGGAAGGTCTTCGAGTCGCCGGGCGCCCCCGGGCCCGGCATCGTGACCTTCATCACCGCCAGCTCCTACCTGCGCGGGCCCGGCTTCGCCGGCATGCGCAAGTTCATGCGCGAGGTCTTCGACGACCTCTGGATCCTCGACCTGGGGGGCGACAACCGCGCGCCCTCCTGGGCCCGTGACGACGAGAACGTTTTCAACATCGAAACCCCGGTGGCGATCGCGGTGGGGGTCCGCTACGCGCGCGAGAAAGCCCGCGCCCGTGCTCGGGTTCGCTACGTGCGCCTGCGGGGTCCCCGCGAGGCCAAGCTCAAGCGGCTGGCTGCGCTTTCGAACCTCGACGACCTGCCCTGGAAGGACGCCCCCGAAGCCCCCGATGCCCCCTTCGTGCCGGGCGCATCCGGCGACTACCTGTCGTTTCTTCCTCTGCGTGACCTCTTTCCCTGGCAGTACTCGGGTGTGGAGTTCAAGCGCACGTGGCCCATCGCCCCCGATCCGGAAGTTCTGAGGGCGCGCTGGAGAAGGCTTCTCGAAGCCTCGCTGGACGAGCGGCAAAGGTTGTTCAAAGAAACGGATGACCGGACGGTTTTCTCGGAGGTAGATGACCCCGTTACCGGTAAATCGCTAGATCCGATAGGCGAGCTGTCACCTTCGTTTCCCCCGACTGAACCGGTTCGATACGGCTTCCGGAGCCTGGACCGGCAGTGGGCCCTGCTCGACCCTCGCTTGGCCAGTCGCCTTCGGCCGCCCCTCGTCGCGAGCCACGGCCCGGGGCAGCTCTACCTCACGACGTTGATGAGCATACCCCTGGGGGCGGGTCCTGCGATCATGGCGACGGCGCTCATCCCCGACAGGCATTACTTTTCGGGTAGAGGCGGCAAAGACGTCCTTCCCCTTTTCCGTGACCCCGCCGGTGAACGACCCAACCTGGCCCCGGCGCTGCTTTCGTCCCTGAAAGACGAGTTGGGTTTTGACGTCTTGCCGGGGGACTTCGCCGCCTACGTCTACGGCCTGCTTTCCAACCCGGCCTACACCGCCGCTTTTCACGAAGAGCTCGAGGCGGAGCCCGGCCCCCGGGTGCCGGTGACGAAGGACCCGCGCCTCTTCGAGCGGGCGGTCGCCCTCGGACGGGAACTCCTCTGGCTGCACACCTACGGGGAGCGCTACGCCGACGGGCGCACCTGGCCGCCCCCCTTGCGTGCGAAGGTGGTGCAGGCCATCCCCCACACCGAGGAGGGCTATCCCGAGGACTTCTCCTACGACCCCGAAACACAGACGCTTCGCGTCGGCGAAGGCGCCGTCGCCCCGGTTTCCAGAGCCGCCTGGGACTACGAGATCTCGGGCTGGAAGCCGTTGCGGCGCTGGCTCAAGTACCGGATGAAGAAGCCTGCGGGCAAGTCCTCGAGCGCACTCGATGCCATCGTTCCCAGCCGTTGGCCCGCCCGTTTCACGGAGGAGCTGCTCGAGCTCATCGAGGTCCTCGAGCGAACGGTCGAGATCAACCGCGAGCAGGCGCCCTTACTCGAGGAGGTGCTCGCCTCCCCACTCTTCACCCCTGATGAGCTCGGTCTGGACGAGATCCCGGAGGAGCTGCGGCAGCCGCCAAAATTCAAGGTGGACGACGAGCAAAAGCCCCTTTTTGACTAG